The Actinomycetota bacterium genome window below encodes:
- a CDS encoding YjbQ family protein, producing MDEIRISSSSRSELIDISGKVQEAVDRSGVVDGVCLVFVPHTTAAVTINEGADPAVRRDIEAELDKVIPWNDGYAHGEGNSAAHIKTSLFGSSETILVSGGRLVLGTWQSIYFCEFDGPRNRKAYIKVMADN from the coding sequence ATGGATGAGATCAGGATCTCCAGCAGCTCACGGAGCGAGCTGATAGATATTTCCGGTAAGGTACAGGAGGCCGTCGACAGGAGCGGCGTCGTCGACGGCGTCTGCCTGGTCTTCGTCCCTCACACGACCGCGGCGGTGACCATCAACGAGGGGGCCGACCCCGCCGTACGCCGGGATATCGAGGCCGAGCTCGACAAGGTCATCCCCTGGAACGACGGCTACGCCCACGGAGAAGGCAATTCCGCCGCCCATATCAAGACATCACTGTTCGGTTCCTCGGAGACGATCCTGGTCAGCGGCGGCCGCCTGGTGCTCGGCACCTGGCAGTCCATCTATTTCTGCGAGTTCGACGGGCCGCGCAATCGCAAGGCTTATATCAAGGTAATGGCGGATAATTGA
- the rpsF gene encoding 30S ribosomal protein S6: MLLLNPEAEPARQTEILDRIKKTATDGQGSVDNVEEWGKKRLAYEINHIRDAFYYVITLTISAAALDEISRILRITDEVIRFMPVALKEKVASES; this comes from the coding sequence ATGCTTCTGCTCAACCCTGAAGCAGAGCCAGCGCGCCAGACGGAGATCCTGGACCGCATCAAGAAGACGGCCACTGACGGCCAGGGTTCAGTTGATAACGTCGAGGAATGGGGCAAGAAACGCCTCGCCTACGAGATCAACCACATCCGCGACGCCTTCTATTATGTCATCACTCTCACCATTTCAGCGGCTGCGCTTGACGAGATCTCGCGTATCCTGAGGATAACCGACGAGGTGATCCGGTTCATGCCGGTGGCCCTCAAGGAAAAAGTTGCCAGTGAGAGTTAA
- a CDS encoding phosphatase PAP2 family protein — MNPEPPKEQHAGEGATQAAAATDNPGLDRRLFVAIRTRWHSQPLQTFLTALSISGNYGLLWLGLAFTLWIGGITNGRGMIVMIPLVVYSTLAFNFVIKSILRIERPALDEPGLEPLVGVPSSKSFPSSHAAMSFAAATIFVYFRPSLWPFFYSLAFLVSWSRVYVGVHFPSDVLAGMFVGLASGCGWTVYLHYL, encoded by the coding sequence TTGAATCCGGAACCTCCGAAAGAGCAGCATGCCGGAGAGGGCGCTACGCAGGCCGCAGCGGCCACGGATAATCCCGGCCTCGACCGGCGCCTCTTCGTCGCCATCCGCACCCGCTGGCATTCCCAGCCGCTGCAGACATTCCTGACCGCGCTCTCGATAAGCGGCAACTACGGGCTCCTCTGGCTGGGCCTGGCATTCACTCTCTGGATCGGCGGGATCACCAACGGCCGGGGGATGATCGTCATGATCCCGCTCGTGGTCTACTCGACCCTGGCGTTCAACTTCGTCATCAAGAGCATCCTGCGCATTGAACGGCCGGCGCTCGACGAACCCGGCCTCGAACCGCTCGTGGGCGTGCCTTCGAGCAAGTCCTTCCCGTCGTCACATGCGGCCATGTCTTTCGCGGCGGCCACGATCTTCGTCTACTTCCGGCCGTCCCTCTGGCCGTTTTTCTACAGCCTGGCCTTCCTGGTCTCATGGTCCCGGGTCTACGTCGGAGTGCACTTTCCCTCTGATGTGCTGGCCGGCATGTTTGTCGGCCTGGCATCCGGATGCGGTTGGACTGTCTACCTTCATTACTTATAA
- a CDS encoding winged helix-turn-helix transcriptional regulator, with protein MKVEDNRLLLQMHAEVCKAFAHPTRLAIINALRDQERTVTEMAEDLGVAKGNLAQHLAVLRQRQVVVTRREGVNVYYAVVDPKIIQACELMRSVLLNQLKATEKLSKRVSAA; from the coding sequence ATGAAAGTCGAAGACAACAGATTATTGCTCCAGATGCATGCAGAAGTCTGCAAGGCGTTCGCACACCCTACGCGCCTGGCGATAATCAACGCTCTCCGCGACCAGGAACGCACAGTTACCGAGATGGCCGAGGATCTTGGCGTGGCGAAGGGCAATCTGGCTCAACACCTTGCTGTGCTCAGGCAGCGGCAGGTCGTAGTCACCAGAAGGGAGGGCGTGAACGTCTATTACGCCGTCGTCGACCCCAAGATCATCCAGGCCTGCGAGCTGATGCGCAGCGTCCTGCTCAATCAGTTGAAAGCCACGGAAAAACTCTCGAAAAGGGTCAGCGCAGCGTGA
- a CDS encoding PstS family phosphate ABC transporter substrate-binding protein → MTTKSVKRSIAAVLASGLVAAFLFAAIGCGNQNSTGGAGGSKGGAIQVKGSDTMVNLAQMWAEEYMKSNPQVNIAVTGGGSGTGITAMINGTTDVADSSREMKKQEKEDAAAKGIDVVENKVALDGIAIVVNKDNKVSELSVDQLADIFSGKITDWQDVGGDPGQIVLLSRESNSGTHVFFKEHILNKGKSDGKVEFASSALLLPSSQAIVDETLQNPNGIGYVGLGYVKGDLKALKVKKDAASSAVMPTVASVQDGSYPVSRPLYMYTKQGAPQTVTDYLAWITGPDGQKVVEELEFVPLTK, encoded by the coding sequence ATGACAACTAAAAGTGTGAAAAGAAGTATTGCGGCGGTACTGGCCTCCGGGCTTGTAGCCGCTTTCCTGTTCGCCGCAATCGGCTGCGGCAACCAGAATTCCACCGGGGGCGCGGGCGGCTCCAAAGGCGGCGCCATCCAGGTGAAGGGTTCTGACACCATGGTGAACCTGGCCCAGATGTGGGCTGAGGAATATATGAAATCGAACCCGCAGGTCAATATCGCCGTGACCGGCGGCGGTTCGGGCACCGGAATAACCGCCATGATAAATGGAACCACTGACGTAGCGGATTCATCGCGTGAGATGAAGAAACAGGAGAAGGAAGACGCAGCCGCCAAGGGCATTGACGTCGTCGAAAACAAGGTAGCCCTCGACGGAATCGCCATTGTCGTCAATAAGGACAACAAGGTGAGCGAACTCAGCGTCGACCAGCTGGCCGACATCTTCTCCGGCAAGATAACCGACTGGCAGGACGTCGGCGGCGACCCGGGCCAGATCGTGCTCCTCTCCCGCGAAAGCAACTCGGGCACCCATGTCTTCTTCAAGGAACACATCCTCAACAAGGGCAAGAGCGACGGCAAGGTCGAGTTTGCGTCGAGCGCCCTTCTCCTTCCGTCATCACAGGCGATCGTGGATGAGACCCTGCAGAATCCGAACGGCATCGGCTATGTCGGCCTCGGTTACGTCAAGGGTGACCTCAAGGCACTGAAGGTCAAGAAGGATGCTGCCTCCTCAGCGGTCATGCCTACCGTGGCCTCAGTCCAGGATGGCAGCTATCCCGTCTCCCGCCCGCTTTACATGTATACCAAGCAGGGCGCTCCCCAGACGGTGACGGATTACCTTGCATGGATCACTGGCCCCGACGGTCAGAAGGTCGTGGAAGAACTCGAGTTCGTACCGCTAACGAAATAG
- a CDS encoding J domain-containing protein → MDLFQKINAAREILELPERATMPEIKANYKKLLNQWHPDKCSDDIERCNEMTGKITEAYRIIIEYCDRYSFSFSEEEVANYLSEDELWMEQFGNEPLWGRPHKPE, encoded by the coding sequence ATGGATCTGTTCCAGAAAATAAATGCCGCCAGGGAGATCCTGGAGCTGCCGGAGCGCGCGACCATGCCGGAGATAAAAGCGAATTACAAGAAACTTCTGAATCAGTGGCATCCGGATAAATGCAGCGATGATATCGAGCGCTGCAACGAGATGACCGGGAAGATCACCGAGGCATACAGAATAATCATCGAATATTGTGACCGCTACAGTTTTTCGTTCTCTGAGGAAGAGGTTGCGAACTACCTGTCGGAGGATGAGTTATGGATGGAACAGTTCGGCAACGAGCCGCTGTGGGGCAGGCCGCACAAGCCCGAGTAA
- a CDS encoding MMPL family transporter: MRTRLTETSLKRPWTVIIVTLIITLAFATQFPRMKTDTDPNNMLPETADVRVSNREVEQIFGLHKDMMAVGIVNNSGIFNPQTVNRMARLTEEIRGIDGVAAQDVTSFLVAANMAVPPNGFSGDEVAAMKDMVMGNPLMAGRFISENGTTSAIYVPLNDGANGKEVADAIRQAVDSQPAEDTFYVAGDPVARDTFGSEMFLQMGLFSPLAGLIMMLMLYLMFRNWPLTFSIMGVAMISIVWTLGALIGLGYPVHIMSSMIPVFLMAISTSSIHIFNEFYFCCGELNERRKAITKTMSVMGAPVAYTALVAAIGFSVLGIGDIIPVRVFGLFVAFGIAVITLLTFTFLPAVMVLMGEKTLHRAARRESPEGNRVTNLLGMVGRFTLKKRYAVLLIGLVLVGLSIWGITKIRVNNNMVAWFKGGSDIRVADRVINDNLGGSSLAYMVAEGNGAGSLDSPAALKYIEGLQAQLMTLAVVGNTYSVADSVKMASMMMAGNDPSAFSLPESQEQVSQILMSAARPSDLDQNREKANIQVQLKTWDASAMDDVLEKTDAYISDNPPPSGITFRPAGIAYFNKVWNDEVLGDMIRVFIIGTAIILLVLIVVFRSLKWALVSFIPLLFTILLIFGAIGFLGKDFDMPIAVLSTLSLGLAVDFAIHFVRRYRQRLESDPDIEQALLWTIVRPGKGIIRNAILFSATFSVMIFAALTPYITVGFFIMSIVMVSAVLTLVYLPAVIRTFGLR, translated from the coding sequence ATGCGCACCAGACTGACGGAAACATCATTGAAGCGGCCATGGACGGTAATCATCGTCACGCTGATAATCACACTGGCTTTCGCCACCCAGTTCCCCAGGATGAAAACGGACACGGACCCCAACAACATGCTTCCCGAGACAGCCGACGTGAGAGTGAGCAACCGGGAGGTGGAGCAGATCTTCGGGCTTCACAAGGACATGATGGCGGTCGGGATCGTCAACAACAGCGGCATTTTCAATCCGCAGACAGTCAACCGCATGGCCCGTCTCACTGAAGAGATTCGGGGTATCGACGGCGTCGCGGCGCAGGATGTCACGAGCTTTCTTGTGGCCGCAAATATGGCCGTACCGCCAAACGGTTTTTCGGGTGACGAGGTAGCCGCCATGAAAGACATGGTGATGGGTAACCCGCTCATGGCCGGCCGCTTCATCTCGGAAAACGGGACGACATCCGCCATCTATGTGCCCCTGAACGACGGCGCCAATGGCAAGGAGGTGGCTGACGCCATCAGGCAGGCGGTCGATAGCCAACCGGCGGAGGATACTTTTTATGTAGCCGGCGACCCGGTCGCCAGGGACACCTTCGGTTCGGAGATGTTCCTGCAGATGGGATTATTCTCGCCGCTGGCCGGACTTATCATGATGCTGATGCTCTACCTGATGTTCCGAAACTGGCCCCTGACCTTTTCAATCATGGGTGTGGCGATGATCAGCATCGTCTGGACCCTTGGCGCGCTGATTGGCCTGGGATATCCGGTCCACATCATGAGCTCGATGATCCCTGTGTTCCTGATGGCCATCAGCACTTCCAGCATCCACATCTTCAACGAGTTCTATTTCTGCTGCGGGGAGTTGAACGAGCGGCGCAAGGCTATCACCAAGACGATGAGCGTGATGGGAGCGCCGGTCGCCTATACAGCGCTGGTGGCCGCCATCGGCTTCTCTGTCCTGGGGATCGGGGACATCATCCCGGTCAGGGTCTTCGGACTGTTCGTGGCTTTCGGCATCGCGGTCATAACCTTGCTGACATTCACCTTTCTGCCTGCGGTCATGGTCCTCATGGGCGAAAAGACCCTGCATCGCGCGGCCCGCAGGGAGTCACCCGAGGGGAACAGGGTCACGAACCTTCTGGGGATGGTGGGGAGGTTTACTTTGAAGAAGCGGTATGCCGTGCTTCTGATAGGGCTAGTGCTGGTTGGGCTATCCATCTGGGGAATCACGAAGATCCGCGTCAACAACAACATGGTCGCCTGGTTCAAGGGAGGCAGCGACATAAGGGTCGCGGACAGGGTCATCAACGATAACCTTGGCGGCTCATCCCTCGCCTATATGGTGGCCGAGGGGAACGGAGCCGGTTCGCTGGATTCGCCGGCCGCCCTTAAATACATCGAAGGGCTTCAGGCGCAGCTGATGACGCTGGCGGTAGTCGGAAATACTTACTCAGTGGCCGATTCGGTGAAGATGGCAAGCATGATGATGGCCGGCAACGACCCTTCAGCCTTTTCCCTTCCCGAATCTCAGGAGCAGGTGTCGCAGATACTGATGTCGGCGGCGCGGCCTTCTGACCTGGACCAGAACCGTGAAAAGGCCAACATCCAGGTTCAGCTGAAGACCTGGGATGCCTCGGCGATGGATGATGTCCTGGAGAAGACAGACGCCTATATCTCCGACAACCCGCCACCCTCGGGCATTACGTTCAGGCCTGCAGGTATCGCCTATTTCAACAAAGTGTGGAACGACGAGGTCCTGGGGGACATGATCCGCGTCTTCATCATCGGAACTGCGATCATCCTGCTGGTCCTGATCGTCGTCTTCCGCTCTCTCAAGTGGGCATTGGTCAGTTTCATCCCGCTACTGTTCACGATCCTGCTGATCTTCGGGGCCATAGGCTTCCTGGGCAAGGATTTTGACATGCCGATCGCGGTCCTCTCGACGCTTTCGCTGGGTCTGGCTGTCGATTTCGCGATTCACTTTGTCAGAAGATACCGCCAGCGGCTCGAGAGCGATCCGGATATCGAGCAGGCCCTGTTATGGACCATCGTCCGCCCGGGAAAAGGCATCATCCGTAACGCCATCCTCTTCTCGGCGACATTCTCAGTCATGATCTTCGCGGCGCTAACGCCTTATATAACAGTGGGCTTTTTCATCATGTCGATCGTGATGGTAAGCGCGGTGCTGACACTGGTTTACCTTCCCGCTGTTATCCGGACATTTGGGTTGAGGTGA
- a CDS encoding ZIP family metal transporter — translation MSEAMTSVLLASLAAAFTIAGGSLPLARKQLGERGISLLVAFSAGVLLSAGINDMLPESIELADSSAVLGVSAGFMLLYLIEKVTMVHACREQGCKVHPFGFFALVGIGFHTMLDGFSIAVSGEARASLGLVVAFAVLAHSFPSGVSVASVMLSCGYKRSKAWWVLILLAVQAIIGAVIGLFFASASDQALGFAIGLSAGTFLYISTSDLLPIAHETNWKDYSVPMLFTAGFALMLATALALG, via the coding sequence ATGTCTGAAGCCATGACCTCCGTACTGCTGGCCTCATTGGCCGCCGCCTTCACCATCGCCGGAGGCAGCCTGCCCCTGGCGCGAAAGCAGCTCGGCGAGCGGGGCATATCGCTGCTGGTGGCTTTTTCCGCGGGCGTCCTTCTTTCCGCGGGTATCAACGATATGCTGCCGGAAAGCATCGAGCTTGCGGATAGCAGCGCCGTCCTCGGCGTCAGCGCCGGTTTCATGCTGCTCTACCTGATCGAGAAGGTGACCATGGTCCACGCCTGCCGGGAGCAGGGCTGCAAGGTGCACCCCTTCGGCTTCTTCGCCCTGGTCGGCATCGGCTTCCACACCATGCTCGACGGTTTTTCAATCGCCGTCAGCGGGGAGGCCCGCGCTTCCCTGGGGCTGGTCGTCGCCTTCGCCGTCCTCGCCCACAGCTTCCCCAGCGGCGTATCGGTCGCCAGTGTCATGCTCTCCTGCGGCTACAAACGCTCGAAGGCCTGGTGGGTACTGATCCTGCTGGCAGTCCAGGCGATCATCGGCGCAGTCATCGGGCTCTTCTTCGCCAGCGCCAGCGACCAGGCGCTGGGATTCGCCATCGGCCTCTCGGCTGGCACCTTCCTGTATATCTCCACCAGCGACCTGCTGCCGATCGCCCACGAGACCAACTGGAAAGACTACAGCGTCCCCATGCTCTTCACCGCCGGCTTCGCCCTGATGCTGGCGACGGCGCTGGCCCTGGGGTAG
- a CDS encoding methyltransferase domain-containing protein — MTGSENRESAADPSAESGAEATPDFAKKYNAWYTTPLGRVCLELEKSALFESAVPLPGERALDVGCGTGAFTLELARRGAAATGVDRSESMVSLARSLAAQDGLQATFTVADAESLPFPDSEFDLVIAVTVLCFAGDPGRLLRESLRVLKPDGRLVIGELNSLSPWAWWRRAKRRFVKSSFAGARFFSPNELGALLRENGFQIEGLRTLLFFPPVNRLFLMRRHQFFEVTGRRFFPARGAFIAIRAVPAA, encoded by the coding sequence ATGACCGGGAGTGAAAATCGGGAGTCCGCCGCAGATCCCAGTGCTGAATCCGGCGCTGAGGCCACCCCTGACTTCGCCAAAAAGTACAACGCCTGGTACACGACACCGCTAGGCCGGGTCTGCCTTGAGCTGGAGAAGTCAGCTCTCTTTGAATCAGCCGTGCCCCTACCTGGCGAGAGAGCGCTTGATGTCGGCTGTGGCACAGGCGCGTTCACCCTCGAACTGGCCCGGCGCGGGGCGGCCGCAACCGGTGTCGACCGGTCAGAAAGCATGGTTTCCCTGGCTCGTTCCCTGGCGGCGCAGGATGGGCTGCAAGCAACATTCACAGTCGCCGACGCAGAATCTCTGCCCTTCCCTGACAGCGAATTCGACCTGGTCATCGCCGTGACCGTCCTGTGCTTCGCCGGCGATCCCGGCCGCCTGCTGCGTGAATCACTGCGAGTCTTGAAACCGGATGGCAGGCTTGTCATCGGTGAGCTGAACAGTCTGAGTCCGTGGGCCTGGTGGCGCCGCGCCAAACGCCGCTTCGTGAAAAGCAGCTTCGCCGGCGCCCGTTTTTTCAGTCCGAATGAGCTTGGGGCTCTTCTGCGTGAGAACGGTTTTCAAATCGAAGGGTTGAGAACGCTACTATTTTTTCCCCCGGTAAACAGGCTGTTTCTAATGCGGCGACACCAGTTTTTTGAGGTAACCGGTCGCCGCTTTTTTCCCGCAAGAGGCGCCTTTATTGCCATAAGAGCTGTTCCTGCCGCCTGA
- a CDS encoding DUF3343 domain-containing protein, whose protein sequence is MAESSDNPGDRSSLGEAATTILLFDTTHTSMAAEQSIIDDGFWCDVVPKPPDAMTGLCGLAVEVRTADMDGIRATLSGAGLAFEIYQPEVEAH, encoded by the coding sequence GTGGCGGAATCTTCTGATAATCCAGGCGACCGGAGCAGCCTAGGCGAAGCAGCAACGACTATCCTCCTGTTCGATACCACCCACACATCAATGGCAGCCGAGCAGTCGATCATCGACGACGGCTTCTGGTGCGACGTGGTGCCCAAACCGCCGGACGCCATGACCGGCCTCTGCGGGCTGGCCGTCGAGGTCCGGACCGCGGATATGGATGGAATCAGGGCGACTCTCTCCGGCGCAGGCCTCGCCTTTGAGATTTACCAGCCGGAAGTGGAGGCCCATTGA
- a CDS encoding SAM-dependent chlorinase/fluorinase — protein MAEHKFITFLSDFGLSDDFVGTCHGVIKKIAPEVEIIDITHGVERHDILQGAVILANAIPYLPESVTLAVVDPGVGGQRKPVAIRTSSGQYLVGPDNGLLSLAADVLGGPEAAVELACSTYSLPEVCKTFEGRDLFSPAAAHLSRGIELEKLGAPVPVDSLERLELPEPAIAGPEVTATAIYIDRFGNVQLHLSREQLEQAGASVGAMLEVQHGDEHWKVPFVRSFSDVDPEELMVYEDSYRKISFAVNQGDAAGVFQIIPGNQLSFRALG, from the coding sequence ATGGCGGAACATAAATTCATAACCTTCCTCAGCGATTTTGGCCTTTCCGACGACTTCGTCGGAACCTGCCACGGCGTCATCAAGAAGATCGCTCCCGAGGTGGAGATCATCGACATCACCCATGGCGTCGAGCGCCATGACATCCTTCAGGGCGCGGTCATCCTGGCCAACGCTATCCCTTACCTGCCGGAAAGCGTGACCCTGGCGGTAGTGGACCCCGGGGTCGGCGGGCAGCGCAAGCCTGTGGCCATCCGCACGTCATCCGGGCAATATCTGGTCGGCCCCGACAACGGCCTGCTCTCGCTGGCAGCCGATGTGCTCGGTGGACCGGAGGCTGCGGTAGAGCTGGCCTGTTCCACCTACAGCCTGCCCGAGGTCTGCAAGACTTTTGAAGGGCGCGACCTGTTCTCGCCGGCCGCGGCCCATCTGTCTCGAGGCATCGAGCTGGAGAAGCTGGGAGCGCCGGTGCCGGTCGACTCACTTGAGCGGCTGGAACTTCCCGAACCGGCCATCGCCGGGCCCGAAGTGACCGCGACCGCCATCTACATCGACCGCTTCGGCAACGTGCAGCTGCACCTCAGCCGGGAGCAGCTGGAACAGGCAGGCGCCTCAGTCGGCGCGATGCTGGAAGTCCAGCACGGCGATGAGCACTGGAAAGTCCCCTTCGTGCGCTCATTCTCGGATGTGGACCCCGAGGAGCTGATGGTCTATGAAGATTCCTACCGCAAGATCTCCTTCGCGGTCAACCAGGGAGATGCCGCCGGTGTCTTCCAGATAATACCGGGGAACCAGCTGTCATTCCGGGCACTCGGCTGA
- the pstA gene encoding phosphate ABC transporter permease PstA → MALITAIAVAPVIAILIYLVVKGGRALTPEFLTSMPTQGMKAGGIFPAIVGTFYLVLGTVIFSVPVGTLAAVYLTEYASQGRLTRAIRLAIANMAGVPSVVYGLFGLGLFVLLMQFGTSLLAGSLTLGLLVLPVVITAAEEALIAVPQSFRQASLALGATRWQTIRRVVLPNAIPGIITGTVLAVGRAAGETAAIMFTVAAFFLPTLPDSPFSQAMALPYHLYTISTQVPGMPDEIKWGTALVLLLLVLSFTLTAAAVRARFRRKKKW, encoded by the coding sequence ATGGCGTTGATCACAGCTATCGCCGTGGCGCCCGTGATCGCCATCCTCATCTACCTGGTTGTTAAAGGCGGGCGGGCGCTGACCCCGGAGTTCCTTACCTCGATGCCGACCCAGGGGATGAAAGCCGGTGGCATCTTCCCCGCCATCGTCGGGACTTTCTATCTGGTCCTCGGTACCGTGATCTTCTCGGTCCCCGTCGGCACCCTGGCAGCCGTCTACCTGACCGAATATGCGTCTCAGGGCCGCCTTACCCGGGCCATCCGGCTTGCTATCGCCAATATGGCTGGCGTGCCTTCCGTAGTCTATGGACTATTCGGTCTGGGGCTCTTTGTGCTGCTCATGCAATTCGGCACTTCGCTGCTGGCCGGCTCGTTGACCCTGGGCCTGCTGGTGCTCCCGGTCGTCATCACCGCCGCCGAAGAAGCTCTGATAGCAGTGCCCCAGTCTTTCCGGCAGGCGTCGCTTGCTCTGGGCGCGACCCGCTGGCAAACGATCAGGCGGGTTGTGCTGCCAAACGCCATTCCGGGAATCATCACGGGAACTGTACTGGCAGTGGGACGCGCAGCCGGCGAGACCGCCGCGATCATGTTCACAGTGGCGGCCTTCTTCCTGCCGACCCTGCCGGATTCGCCTTTCAGCCAGGCCATGGCGCTGCCATATCACCTTTACACCATATCCACCCAGGTTCCAGGCATGCCCGATGAGATAAAATGGGGCACCGCCCTGGTCCTGCTGTTGCTGGTATTGTCATTCACGCTCACGGCCGCCGCCGTCCGGGCCAGATTCAGGAGGAAGAAAAAATGGTAG
- the pstC gene encoding phosphate ABC transporter permease subunit PstC, protein MKRAQKLKESIIGKVILGCGVLSIAVVVLIFAFLTRDALSLFGSYSLLDFITGQNWYPISEPPVFGILPLVLGSMLVTVIAIAIAIPLGIGTAIYIAEIAPGWLKEILKPLMEIVAAIPSVVLAFIGLTLLAPFIQDALNLNTGLTALTGGIMLAFMALPTIVSIAEDAINAVPRSYREGSLAMGATSWQTTGRVVVPAAMSGISAAVMLGIGRAIGETMVVLMVTGNAAVMPTSVDSVLKPVRTLTGTIAQEMGETVFGSSHYFALFAVGLVLFIITFAVNWIADLILYRYRESE, encoded by the coding sequence TTGAAGAGAGCGCAAAAACTAAAAGAGTCCATAATAGGCAAGGTCATCCTCGGCTGTGGAGTCCTCTCCATAGCCGTGGTTGTCCTTATTTTTGCCTTTCTGACCCGCGACGCCCTGTCGCTGTTCGGCAGCTATTCGCTCCTGGATTTCATTACCGGGCAGAACTGGTACCCGATCTCAGAACCTCCCGTTTTCGGGATCCTGCCGCTGGTGCTGGGTTCGATGCTGGTTACGGTGATCGCCATAGCGATAGCGATCCCGCTGGGCATCGGCACTGCCATCTACATCGCCGAGATCGCGCCGGGCTGGCTCAAGGAGATCCTCAAGCCGCTGATGGAGATAGTCGCGGCGATTCCTTCCGTGGTGCTCGCGTTCATCGGCCTAACGCTGCTGGCGCCTTTTATCCAGGACGCACTCAATCTCAACACCGGGCTGACGGCGCTGACCGGCGGTATCATGCTCGCCTTCATGGCCCTGCCGACTATCGTCTCCATCGCCGAAGATGCCATCAACGCCGTTCCCCGGTCATATCGAGAGGGTTCGCTTGCGATGGGGGCGACAAGCTGGCAGACCACCGGACGGGTGGTTGTGCCGGCGGCCATGTCAGGCATCTCAGCCGCGGTGATGCTGGGTATCGGCCGGGCGATCGGTGAGACCATGGTAGTGCTGATGGTGACCGGCAACGCCGCCGTGATGCCGACCTCGGTAGACTCGGTGCTCAAACCGGTCCGGACCCTGACCGGCACTATCGCCCAGGAGATGGGCGAGACCGTCTTCGGCAGCTCCCATTATTTCGCCCTTTTCGCCGTGGGCCTGGTTCTGTTCATCATAACTTTCGCGGTCAACTGGATCGCCGACCTCATCCTCTACCGCTACCGGGAGAGTGAGTGA
- a CDS encoding winged helix-turn-helix transcriptional regulator: MKESAELFKILAVDKRIEIIELLKKEDMNVNSMAEALGVTSSAVSQHLRVLKSAGLVRDERKGYWIYYSLDHDVLEKCRKRLNRICTCGCQNENSIKGDKC, encoded by the coding sequence ATGAAGGAATCAGCAGAATTATTCAAGATACTGGCCGTTGATAAAAGGATCGAGATCATCGAGCTTTTAAAGAAGGAAGACATGAACGTCAATTCCATGGCCGAGGCGCTGGGTGTGACCTCGTCCGCTGTATCACAACACCTGCGGGTGCTCAAAAGCGCGGGTCTGGTCAGAGATGAGAGAAAAGGCTACTGGATCTACTATTCGCTGGATCACGATGTCCTGGAAAAGTGCCGGAAAAGACTGAACCGGATATGCACCTGCGGCTGCCAGAATGAAAACTCAATAAAAGGAGACAAATGTTGA
- a CDS encoding single-stranded DNA-binding protein has protein sequence MASINRVVLVGNLTRDPELRTTPNGKSVCTLGLAVNEKYKNDAGEWVEKPNYFDIVVWGAQGESCAQYLSKGRQIAVDGRLSFRSWEAQDGSKRSKVEVIANTVQFLGSRQDAGASSGSSAGAPVAVGAPSGLSPDTSDFDAPAGSSSDDDIPF, from the coding sequence ATGGCCAGTATCAACCGAGTAGTCCTGGTAGGAAACCTGACCCGCGACCCTGAGCTGCGGACGACGCCAAACGGCAAATCCGTCTGCACCCTAGGGCTGGCGGTGAACGAGAAATACAAGAACGACGCCGGCGAGTGGGTCGAGAAGCCCAACTACTTCGACATCGTGGTCTGGGGCGCCCAGGGCGAGAGCTGCGCCCAGTATCTGAGCAAGGGCCGCCAGATCGCTGTCGACGGCCGCCTCAGCTTCCGCAGCTGGGAGGCCCAGGACGGCTCCAAGCGCTCCAAGGTCGAGGTCATAGCCAACACGGTGCAGTTCCTGGGTTCGCGCCAGGATGCGGGTGCTTCCAGCGGTTCATCGGCTGGCGCGCCGGTCGCGGTCGGGGCGCCTTCGGGCCTTTCGCCCGACACCTCAGACTTCGATGCTCCAGCGGGATCGTCCAGTGACGACGACATCCCGTTTTAA